The sequence TTTTTGATATCTgttgaaaaatacaataatggGATCTACTTCTGCGCGTTTTTCTTACTCCCTAAACTGGCGTTCACATAATCATCATTTTACTGTGCATCCATTCCGCAGTGAATCAACAGCCAATCGcagtaaagaaaatatctaTGTCACCCATCGCCAACAGATCAAACTGCAGCCTGAAAATAGATACATAcagtacatattatatatagagcGGACAACTCATACACATTTTGTTCAATGGTATACGTGTCAAtacaaattgaacaaaatttcacAGATTGACAATCGAATTTACTCTTAAGATGTTACTTGTGatcgttaaaaaatgtatcaaataaGCTTGTGATGGACAAAAATGTAAAGCTTGGAGATTTATTATCTACTTATGATAACATGGACAGTAAGAAAATATTAGGAGAACGTTTAAGAGAGGCAGTTAATGTTGGTGATATAGGTGTTGTTAAAGAATTGCTTAATCTAGGAGCTGATGTTAATGCACGACATTTTCGTAATGGATGGTATTTGTCTATTTACTTTTAACGCTATATCCATATTATTGTAACTGTTGTaaattatgaaacatattTACTAAGTTGAACACAATATTTCTACCTTTACTGAATGAAGGCAACTTTAGATATTGAACACCCAAATAATCCTACTActtctaattttctttcaaggACTGCTTTACATTGGGCATGTAAAAATGGTTATGCAGATATAGTTGCTCTGCTTTTGAAGAACGGagcagataaaaatattaaatctgaCTTTGGAGAAACTCCAAGATTTGTGTGCAGCAGCCCACAAATTTTGAAACTTTTGGATACACCTGTTGACGCTCAATTGACAATAAATGATGCAACAATGCATAATGCTATATTAAAGTATTCGAGAAATGATCTTGTACAACGAAACATAGACTCAGGAATACATAAAGTAGGGAGCAATGGTGTATACACAGATGGTGAGACACAATTTGTCGCTGTTCTTTTTTAgatactttattaatattataataatacattctaCATTTTAGAATTAGTGTTAAAAATTCGTGTCGCTGATGCTCTTGATCCAGactttatagaaattgaattaccTCAGAATGACCTAACATATTGGACATTAGTTGAAGTATGTTGTCAAGAATTAGATATTGATTGTAATCAGATTGTGAAGTTAAGAAAACTGCCCAATACGAAATTAAGAAGAGATAAAGATATTCAACGGCttcaaaattttcaagaaattgaaGTCGTTACTAACAGTGTGAATACGCACAAGtatatgcaaaatacaaatagTGCTCCAAATAACATTCCTTCAGTGCCAGCAAATGGATACCAAAGTATTTCTAAGAAAGAccaaactattttatattaattgtataatttctgcactttcttaaatattttaagtctACAAACATAACATTTAATAGGAAcacaatatgtataaataagaatGGAACCCCTAGaatgcattaattaaatatttcaagtatatatatagtagGATAGgagcataaaaataattttttaactttatttactaggtttaataaaataatacaaaaattattactgtttctGATTGACATTACTTGTTTTTAATCTTCGtcttcattttttaagatGACCTCTCCCTCTGGAGTAACAGTTACATTAACATTATCAACAGTACTTAATTTACCAGTCACATCATGGTATGCTTTTGGCCTCTTAGGTTGTACCACTGGTActttaacagaatttttgtttcctgtaaagtaaagttaaaataaaatccaatgaaaactttattgaaaatttggaTGCAGAGAAGCCATGAAACTTACTCAGTGTAGTATAAATAGGAAGGGCAAGACTTTTAGCCGCTTTGAGACGAATAGAGCGTATATTACTCCAACCTCCTGGATAATATTTAGACAAATGAGTACATAATGCAAGcacattttctaaaatttccttttctttcatAGAAGTATGCCCAATCGGAACAATATGAGTATCACCATATGAGTGTAACTGTATAGTCGTCTTTTTCAAAGCATGTTCTATTTCATGCTTCAAATCTTTACTATGAAGCCTAACATATGTTGGCAATTTTCGTTTTTTGCAGAACGCTTTGCC comes from Augochlora pura isolate Apur16 chromosome 1, APUR_v2.2.1, whole genome shotgun sequence and encodes:
- the LOC144478747 gene encoding ankyrin repeat domain-containing protein 40; the protein is MDKNVKLGDLLSTYDNMDSKKILGERLREAVNVGDIGVVKELLNLGADVNARHFRNGWTALHWACKNGYADIVALLLKNGADKNIKSDFGETPRFVCSSPQILKLLDTPVDAQLTINDATMHNAILKYSRNDLVQRNIDSGIHKVGSNGVYTDELVLKIRVADALDPDFIEIELPQNDLTYWTLVEVCCQELDIDCNQIVKLRKLPNTKLRRDKDIQRLQNFQEIEVVTNSVNTHKYMQNTNSAPNNIPSVPANGYQSISKKDQTILY